The Podospora pseudocomata strain CBS 415.72m chromosome 1 map unlocalized CBS415.72m_1, whole genome shotgun sequence genome has a segment encoding these proteins:
- the GPA2,MOD-D gene encoding Guanine nucleotide-binding protein alpha-3 subunit (COG:D; COG:T; EggNog:ENOG503NVBY): protein MVTMGSCMSTSGEESEQRKRSNKIDRDLEEDSKRLRRECKILLLGSGESGKSTIVKQMKIIHLKGYSHEELKNYRPTVFKNLLECAKSVASAMRQFDIEPVLDENKRHLDFLIDYSLDTNPQTIDAKVSVAIQSLWNDPAKEQLMERQTEFYLMDSAEYFFDEAARIAHKEYIPNEMDVLRARTKTTGIYETRFKMGQLSIHMFDVGGQRSERKKWIHCFENVTSIIFCVALSEYDQVLLEESSQNRMMESLLLFDSVVNSRWFMRTSIILFLNKVDIFKQKLGRSPLSNYFPDYSGGNDVNKAAKYLLWRFNQVNRAHLNLYPHLTQATDTSNIRLVFAAVKETILNNALKDSGIL, encoded by the exons ATGGTCACAATGGGGTCGTGCATGAGCACGAGCGGGGAGGAGTCGGAACAGCGGAAGAGGAGCAACAAGATTGACAGAGATCTGGAGGAAGATTCAAAACGGCTGCGCCGAGAATGCAAGATTCTACTGCTAG GCTCTGGTGAGAGCGGCAAGTCAACTATTGTGAAGCAGATGAAAATCATCCACCTAAAAGGTTATTCGCatgaggagctcaagaaTTACAGACCCACCGTGTTCAAAAACCTGCTGGAATGCGCCAAATCGGTCGCCAGCGCCATGCGCCAGTTCGACATCGAGCCAGTACTGGATGAGAACAAGCGACATCTCGACTTTTTGATTGATTACTCCCTCGATACCAACCCACAGACCATTGACGCAAAGGTCAGCGTGGCGATCCAGTCATTATGGAACGACCCGGCCAAGGAGCAGCTCATGGAAAGGCAAACAGAGTTCTACTTGATGGACTCTGCGGAATA CTTTTTTGACGAGGCTGCAAGAATCGCACACAAGGAGTACATCCCCAATGAGATGGATGTGCTTCGGGCGAGAACGAAGACCACAGGTATCTACGAGACGAGATTCAAGATGGGCCAACTCAGTATTCA CATGTTTGACGTGGGTGGTCAACGCAGCGAACGCAAGAAGTGGATCCACTGTTTTGAGAACGTCACTTCCATCATCTTTTGTGTGGCCTTGAGCGAGTACGATCAGGTCTTGCTAGAAGAAAGCAGTCAG AACCGTATGATGGAGTCACTACTACTTTTCGACTCGGTAGTCAACTCACGGTGGTTTATGCGCACGAGTatcatcttgttcttgaacAAGGTTGATATCTTCAAGCAGAAACTGGGCCGATCTCCACTCAGCAACTATTTCCCCGATTACTCGGGAGGCAACGACGTCAACAAGGCAGCCAAGTATCTGCTCTGGAGATTCAACCAAGTGAACAGGGCACATCTAAATCTCTACCCTCA CTTGACACAAGCGACAGATACTAGCAACATCCGTCTGGTTTTTGCTGCGGTTAAGGAGACGATCCTGAACAACGCGCTGAAGGATTCTGGTATTCTATAG
- the GPH1_2 gene encoding Non-essential glycogen phosphorylase (EggNog:ENOG503NVUR; COG:G) has product MASESLPTRQRRPSMGAPIVDIQGSVGPAGISRPKHKRTFTGFGAGEIKSVEASIPEPQREAWLKHQVSGFKDKDGFESEVVRHVETTLARSMFNCDESAAYSACSLAFRDRLILEWNRTQQRQTFVDSKRLYYLSLEFLMGRALDNAMLNIGQKDTAKGEWALKGCGI; this is encoded by the exons ATGGCGTCCgaatccctccccaccagacAGCGTCGCCCCTCCATGGGAGCCCCGATTGTGGACATCCAGGGCTCTGTCGGCCCAGCGGGCATCTCTCGGCCCAAGCACAAACGCACCTTTACCGGCTTCGGTGCCGGAGAGATCAAGAGTGTGGAAG CTTCCATCCCTGAGCCGCAGCGTGAGGCCTGGCTGAAGCATCAGGTCAGCGGTTTCAAGGACAAAGATGGCTTCGAGTCCGAGGTCGTCCGTCATGTCGAGACCACGCTCGCTCGTAGCATGTTCAACTGCGACGAATCTGCAGCTTATTCGGCATGCAGTCTCGCCTTCCGCGATCGCCTTATCCTTGAATGGAACCGCACCCAGCAGCGCCAGACGTTCGTTGACAGCAAGAGACTTTACTACCTGAGCTTGGAGTTCCTGATGGGAAGGGCTCTCGACAACGCTATGCTCAATATCGGACAAAAGGATACGGCCAAGGGTGAGTGGGCTCTGAAGGGGTGCGGCATTTGA